The following coding sequences lie in one Ctenopharyngodon idella isolate HZGC_01 chromosome 11, HZGC01, whole genome shotgun sequence genomic window:
- the nr0b1 gene encoding nuclear receptor subfamily 0 group B member 1 produces MAYFDSSCHCSSERRQNSILYSILKNDSQSAQLGNQPRTPRLAVSMRACACGSKRKVSLRSPQTTCKAASAVLVKTLKFVKNVPCFRELPVDDQHTLVRSCWAPLLVLGMAQDRIDFETSETQEPSMLQRILTSGQDKQDNQSNNSGVALTDVQGIKMFLRKCWGLDISTKEYAYLKGAILFNPDVAGLQCQHYIQALQSEANQALNEYVKMIHRGDSARFAKLFLALSMLRSINANVVAGLFFKPVIGAVNMEELLLEMFYGK; encoded by the exons ATGGCTTACTTTGACAGCAGCTGCCACTGCAGCAGCGAAAGACGACAGAACAGCATCTTGTACAGCATTTTGAAGAACGACAGTCAGTCTGCGCAACTTGGGAACCAGCCGAGGACCCCAAGACTCGCCGTGTCCATGCGCGCGTGTGCGTGCGGATCCAAGAGGAAGGTGTCTCTCCGCTCCCCACAAACCACATGCAAAGCCGCCTCCGCGGTCCTGGTCAAGACCCTGAAGTTCGTGAAGAACGTCCCTTGTTTCCGGGAGCTGCCGGTGGATGACCAACACACGCTGGTGCGGAGCTGCTGGGCGCCGCTGCTGGTACTCGGCATGGCGCAGGACAGGATCGACTTCGAGACTTCGGAGACGCAGGAGCCCAGCATGTTGCAGCGGATTTTAACGAGCGGACAGGACAAGCAGGACAACCAGAGTAATAACAGTGGAGTGGCGTTGACCGACGTTCAGGGTATTAAAATGTTTCTGAGGAAATGCTGGGGACTGGACATAAGCACTAAGGAGTACGCGTACTTGAAAGGGGCAATTCTATTCAACCCAG ATGTTGCAGGGCTGCAGTGTCAACATTACATCCAGGCCCTGCAGAGCGAGGCGAACCAGGCGCTTAATGAATATGTCAAAATGATTCACCGCGGGGACAGTGCAAGATTCGCCAAACTCTTCCTCGCTCTCTCCATGCTGAGATCCATCAACGCCAACGTGGTGGCCGGTCTCTTCTTCAAACCGGTCATTGGAGCAGTCAACATGGAGGAACTTCTTCTGGAGATGTTTTATGGAAAATAA